A window from Opitutia bacterium ISCC 52 encodes these proteins:
- a CDS encoding Gfo/Idh/MocA family oxidoreductase, protein MEKIIWGIIGVGDVCEVKSGPAFQKASNSELRSVMRRNGEKAKDFAERHGVPRWSDDADVLLNDPEITAIYIATPPDYHLEYTQRALAAGKNIYVEKPMARSGAEAQQILDLTEGSKQKVVVAHYRRRLPLFVRVDELLISGELGKPRHVSLQTIQPELDPLIALSEVNWRMQPEISGGGIFHDLAPHQLDLILQYFGPAEVIQGFSLMRNTDGSCDDCVSGQMRFKDDVLFQGHWDFASVDGTIKDSCKIMCDNGSIDFSFFRSPTLVVKSNHGIETSNYDPPPHIQQPMIEAVNDYFLGKGENPCSAKTGVQVMEMIDAFVTKR, encoded by the coding sequence ATGGAAAAAATCATTTGGGGAATCATTGGCGTTGGTGACGTATGCGAAGTTAAGAGTGGACCCGCGTTTCAGAAGGCATCCAATTCGGAACTACGCTCTGTTATGCGCCGCAACGGAGAAAAAGCCAAAGATTTCGCAGAACGGCATGGTGTTCCGCGATGGTCCGACGATGCCGATGTTTTGTTAAATGACCCTGAGATCACCGCCATCTATATCGCTACTCCACCCGATTATCATTTGGAGTATACTCAACGCGCTTTAGCAGCCGGCAAAAACATCTACGTGGAAAAACCAATGGCCCGCAGTGGTGCCGAGGCACAGCAGATACTCGACCTGACAGAAGGCTCAAAACAGAAAGTGGTCGTGGCCCACTACCGGCGACGTTTGCCTTTGTTTGTGCGTGTCGATGAACTGCTCATATCAGGCGAGCTAGGCAAACCACGCCACGTTTCCTTACAAACGATCCAACCGGAGCTAGACCCACTCATTGCACTCAGTGAGGTCAATTGGAGAATGCAGCCTGAAATTTCCGGCGGAGGCATATTTCACGACCTGGCGCCGCACCAACTGGACCTCATCCTACAATACTTCGGTCCAGCTGAAGTCATTCAAGGTTTCTCTTTGATGCGAAATACCGACGGCAGTTGCGACGATTGTGTAAGTGGCCAGATGCGGTTCAAAGATGACGTACTTTTCCAGGGACACTGGGATTTTGCATCCGTCGATGGCACGATCAAAGACAGCTGCAAAATTATGTGCGACAATGGAAGCATCGATTTTAGTTTCTTTCGCAGCCCCACCCTGGTCGTAAAAAGCAACCATGGAATTGAAACCTCAAACTACGATCCACCACCACACATCCAACAACCGATGATCGAAGCCGTGAATGACTATTTCCTTGGTAAGGGTGAGAATCCATGCAGTGCAAAAACAGGCGTGCAAGTGATGGAGATGATAGATGCCTTCGTAACCAAGAGGTAA
- a CDS encoding rhodanese-like domain-containing protein, with amino-acid sequence MKNKFNLCATALACVAFLTFQSACTKTEVVAFEVIDVQASEAAQKLESKSIVALDVRSPEEAAAGHIPGSININIADPEFAAQVAKLDSSKTYMVHCQAGSPGGRSRQSLEALETLGVGKVYHLEGGFMGWSNAGNEVATK; translated from the coding sequence ATGAAAAACAAATTCAATCTCTGCGCCACCGCCCTTGCCTGCGTGGCCTTCCTCACTTTCCAATCAGCCTGCACGAAGACAGAAGTTGTCGCATTTGAAGTCATCGATGTTCAAGCCAGCGAAGCGGCCCAAAAACTCGAAAGTAAATCGATAGTCGCACTCGATGTCCGAAGTCCCGAAGAAGCGGCTGCCGGACACATTCCCGGATCCATCAATATCAATATTGCCGATCCAGAATTCGCAGCCCAAGTCGCAAAACTCGATTCGAGCAAGACCTACATGGTTCATTGTCAAGCCGGCTCTCCAGGCGGAAGAAGTCGCCAGTCACTGGAAGCGCTGGAAACACTCGGCGTTGGCAAAGTATATCACCTCGAAGGAGGTTTTATGGGCTGGTCAAATGCAGGCAATGAAGTCGCAACCAAGTAA
- a CDS encoding phosphoglycerate mutase family protein, giving the protein MQLVYFITHPEVVIDPEVPVPQWPLSEKGRIRMQLLVTKPWIPAITSIYSSSEKKAIDGAEILGTALSLEPIQLEALGENDRSSTGFLAKEAFEAMATRFFNNPNESIEGWEPAADAQSRIFNAVENLIEGDQSNGDIAIVSHGGVGTLLLCRLTGAPINRSMDQPGGGGGNVFCFEKDSHRLVHGWQSIESC; this is encoded by the coding sequence ATGCAGCTCGTCTACTTCATCACCCATCCGGAAGTTGTTATCGATCCCGAGGTCCCCGTCCCCCAATGGCCATTGTCAGAAAAAGGTCGCATAAGAATGCAGCTCCTCGTCACCAAGCCATGGATACCGGCCATAACCTCGATCTATTCTAGTTCAGAAAAAAAAGCCATCGATGGCGCTGAAATTCTGGGCACAGCTTTATCCCTAGAACCCATTCAACTCGAAGCCCTCGGTGAAAACGATCGTTCCTCAACAGGCTTCCTCGCCAAAGAGGCATTTGAAGCCATGGCAACCCGCTTCTTTAATAACCCAAATGAATCGATCGAAGGCTGGGAACCAGCCGCGGATGCACAATCCAGGATATTCAACGCTGTCGAAAACCTCATAGAAGGAGACCAGTCGAATGGAGATATCGCCATCGTGTCTCATGGCGGAGTGGGCACCCTCCTACTCTGTCGACTTACAGGCGCCCCCATAAACAGATCGATGGATCAGCCAGGAGGTGGAGGCGGAAACGTGTTTTGCTTTGAGAAGGATTCTCATCGTCTCGTTCATGGCTGGCAGTCGATTGAAAGCTGTTAG